A part of Procambarus clarkii isolate CNS0578487 chromosome 21, FALCON_Pclarkii_2.0, whole genome shotgun sequence genomic DNA contains:
- the LOC123760788 gene encoding mucin-2-like — protein sequence MLEAQLQLAEYQTKQAEQQTKQLTIQQSMAENNNRLEEQRIAAGQGNTSNNPESTNSSSKWVKELNITEFETLRNLIVTEEVLVCLPEKLALFMVENKQTTDLMKLAKLADEHELLTKVDVLEARTPSNREVEVDLEDTFLAHADVENEAGAKALIYSDPDGLEEVAQVPVPCPLAPAVEFQTLSELQGTDSSLAECYTEAADSIDTLDESMGCYFNDRCLMRRWRPPGTPSADDCESRTQLVVPKEYREQSQGEIERFHQTLKKMLKATGEDSPRHWDDNLPFVLFAAMDRLHTALGCSPFDLVFGHQVKGPLKMLQEKMFEIHSLERPPHHYLELSPHHSLESPPRYSLEHPPRHSLERPPCHSLEHPPRHSLERPPHHYLELSPHHSLESPPRYSLEHPPRHSLERPPRHSLESPPRYSMEHPPRYSLEHPPCHSLERPPCHSLERPPRHSLEHPPRHSLERPPCHSLERPPRHSLERPLRHSLERPPRHSLERPPRHSLEHPPRHSLERPPRHSLERPPRHSLEHPPRHSLERPPRHSLERPPRHSLERPPCHSLEHPPCHSLERPPRHSLERPPRHSLERPPRHSLERPPRHSLERPPCHSLEHPPCHSLERPPRQTLERPPRHSLECPPRHSLERPPCHSLDHPPCHSLERPPRHSLERPPRHSLERPPRHSLERPSRHSLESPPRHSLESPPRHSLESPPRHSLESPPRHSLESPPRHSLESPPRHSLESPPRHSLERPPRHSLESPPRHSLERPPRHSLERPPCHSLEHPPCHSLERPPRHSLERPPRHSLERPPRHSLERPSRHSLESPPRHSLESPPRHSLESPPRHSLESPPRHSLESPPRHSLESPPRHSLESPPRHSLESPPRHSLESPPRHSLESPPRHSLESPPRHSLERPPRHSLERPPCHSLERPPRHSLERPPRHSLERPPCHSLERPPRHSLESPPRHSLESPPRHSLESPPRHSLESPPRHSLESPPRHSLERPPRHSLERPSRHSLESPPRHSLESPPRHSLESPPRHSLESPPRHSLESPPRHSLESPPRHSLDRPPRHSLERPPCHSLERPPRHSLESPPRHSLESPPRHSLESPPRHSLESPPRHSLESPPRHSLERPPRHSLERPSRHSLESPPRHSLESPPRHSLESPPRHSLESPPRHSLESPPRHSLESPPRHSLERPSRHSLESPPRHSLESPPRHSLESPPRHSLESPPRHSLERPPRHSLERPPRHSLERPSRHSLERPSRHSLESPPRHSLESPPRHSLERPPMPLPGPNPRATPWSVPRATPWSVPRATPWSVPHATPWSIPHATPWSVPPCHSLESPPRHSLESPPRHSLESPPRHSLESPPRHSLERPSRHSLESPPRHSLESPPRHSLESPPRHSLDRPPRHSLERPPVPPCHSLDRPPRHSLERPPRHSLERPPRHSLERPPRHSLERPPRHSLERPPRHSLESPPRHSLESPPRHSLESPPRHSLESPPRHSLESPPRHSLESPPRHSLESPPRHSLESPPRHSLERPPRHSLERPPCHSLEHPPCHSLERPPRHTLERPPRHSLERPPRHSLERPPCHSLERPPRHSLESPPRHSLESPPRHSLESPPRHSLESPPRHSLERPPRHSLERPSRHSLESPPRHSLESPPRHSLESPPRHSLESPPRHSLESPPRHSLESPPRHSLDRPPRHSLERPPCHSLERPPRHSLESPPRHSLESPPRHSLESPPRHSLESPPRHSLESPPRHSLERPPRHSLERPSRHSLESPPRHSLESPPRHSLESPPRHSLESPPRHSLESPPRHSLESPPRHSLERPSRHSLESPPRHSLESPPRHSLESPPRHSLESPPRHSLERPPRHSLERPPRHSLERPSRHSLERPSRHSLESPPRHSLESPPRHSLERPPMPLPGPNPRATPWSVPRATPWSVPRATPWSVPHATPWSIPHATPWSVPPCHSLESPPRHSLESPPRHSLESPPRHSLESPPRHSLERPSRHSLESPPRHSLESPPRHSLERPPMPLPGPSPAPLPGASPVPLPGASPVPIPGASPTPLPGASPTPLPGASPHATPWTVPRATPWSVPRATPWSVPHATHWSVPRATPWSVPRATPWSVPHATHWRVPLAAPWNVPRTPTPPNLPPIRGSEAEPHCALRV from the exons ATGTTGGAGGCTCAGTTGCAACTAGCAGAGTATCAAACTAAACAAGCCGAGCAGCAAACTAAACAATTAAcaattcagcagagtatggctgaaaataataacaggttggaggaacagagaattgcagcagggcaaggtaacactagcaataatccagagagtactaATAGTTCTTCCAA ATGGGTTAAAGAACTTAacattacagagtttgagactttgagaaacctcatagtaactgaggaagttttagtttgtctaccagagaaattagctttgtttatggtggaaaataaacaaaccactgatcttatgaaactagccaagctagctgacGAGCATGAATTACTTACTAAG gtggatgttctcgaggccaggaccccttcaaACAGGGAGGTTGAGGTGGACCTTGAGGATACATTCTTAGCTCACGCGGATGTCGAGAATGAAgccggtgccaaagccctaatttattctgacccagatggtctggaagaggtggcccaggtaccagttccttgcccgctcgctccagctgtTGAGTTCCAGACCTTGAGTGAGTTGCAAGGTACTGATTCCAGTCTAGCTGAATGTTATACAGAAGCAGCtgactccattgatactttggatGAGAGCATGGGTTGTTATTTCAATGATCgatgtctgatgagaagatggagaccacCTGGAACTCCCTCagcagatgattgtgagtctaggACCCAGCTCGTTGTACCCAaggagtatagggagcag agtcaaggggaaatcgagcggttccaccaaaccCTCAAAAAGATGTTAAAagcaactggggaagattcacccagacattgggatgacAATTTACCATTTGTACTATTTGCTGCTATGGACAGATTACACACTGCCCTCGGCTGCTCTCCATTTGATCTTGTATTtggacatcaggtgaaaggaccTTTAAAAATGTTGCAAgagaaaatgtttgaaat CCACTCCCTGGAGCGTCCCCCACACCACTACCTGGAGCTTTCCCCGCACCACTCTCTGGAGAGTCCCCCACGCTACTCCCTAGAGCATCCCCCACGCCACTCCCTGGAGCGTCCCCCATGCCACTCCCTGGAGCATCCCCCACGCCACTCCCTGGAGCGTCCCCCACACCACTACCTGGAGCTTTCCCCGCACCACTCTCTGGAGAGTCCCCCACGCTACTCCCTAGAGCATCCCCCACGCCACTCCCTGGAGCGTCCCCCACGCCACTCTCTGGAGAGTCCCCCACGCTACTCCATGGAGCATCCCCCACGCTACTCCCTGGAGCATCCCCCGTGCCACTCCCTGGAGCGTCCCCCGTGCCACTCCCTGGAGCGTCCCCCACGCCACTCCCTGGAGCATCCCCCACGCCACTCCCTGGAGCGTCCCCCGTGCCACTCCCTGGAGCGTCCCCCGCGCCACTCCCTGGAGCGTCCCCTGCGCCACTCCCTGGAGCGTCCCCCACGCCACTCCCTGGAGCGTCCCCCACGCCACTCCCTGGAGCATCCCCCACGCCACTCCCTGGAGCGTCCCCCGCGCCACTCCCTGGAGCGTCCCCCACGCCACTCCCTGGAGCATCCCCCGCGCCACTCCCTGGAACGTCCCCCGCGCCACTCCCTGGAGCGTCCCCCGCGCCACTCCCTGGAGCGTCCCCCGTGCCACTCCCTGGAGCATCCCCCGTGCCACTCCCTGGAGCGTCCCCCGCGCCACTCCCTGGAGCGTCCCCCGCGCCACTCCCTGGAGCGTCCCCCGCGCCACTCCCTGGAGCGTCCCCCGCGCCACTCCCTGGAGCGTCCCCCGTGCCACTCCCTGGAGCATCCCCCGTGCCACTCCCTGGAGCGTCCCCCGCGCCAAACCCTGGAGCGTCCCCCGCGCCACTCCCTGGAGTGTCCCCCGCGCCACTCCCTGGAGCGTCCCCCGTGCCACTCCCTGGATCATCCCCCGTGCCACTCCCTGGAGCGTCCCCCGCGCCACTCCCTGGAGCGTCCCCCGCGCCACTCCCTGGAGCGTCCCCCGCGCCACTCCCTGGAACGTCCCTCGCGCCACTCCCTGGAGAGTCCCCCTCGCCACTCCCTGGAGAGTCCCCCTCGCCACTCCCTGGAGAGTCCCCCTCGCCACTCCCTGGAGAGTCCCCCTCGCCACTCCCTGGAGAGTCCCCCTCGCCACTCCCTGGAGAGTCCCCCTCGCCACTCCCTGGAGAGTCCCCCTCGCCACTCCCTGGAGCGTCCCCCGCGCCACTCCCTGGAGAGTCCCCCTCGCCACTCCCTGGAGCGTCCCCCGCGCCACTCCCTGGAGCGTCCCCCGTGCCACTCCCTGGAGCATCCCCCGTGCCACTCCCTGGAGCGTCCCCCGCGCCACTCCCTGGAGCGTCCCCCGCGCCACTCCCTGGAGCGTCCCCCGCGCCACTCCCTGGAACGTCCCTCGCGCCACTCCCTGGAGAGTCCCCCTCGCCACTCCCTGGAGAGTCCCCCTCGCCACTCCCTGGAGAGTCCCCCTCGCCACTCCCTGGAGAGTCCCCCTCGCCACTCCCTGGAGAGTCCCCCTCGCCACTCCCTGGAGAGTCCCCCTCGCCACTCCCTGGAGAGTCCCCCTCGCCACTCCCTGGAGAGTCCCCCTCGCCACTCCCTGGAGAGTCCCCCTCGCCACTCCCTGGAGAGTCCCCCTCGCCACTCCCTAGAGAGTCCCCCTCGCCACTCCCTGGAGCGTCCCCCGCGCCACTCCCTGGAGCGTCCCCCGTGCCACTCCCTGGAGCGTCCCCCGCGCCACTCCCTGGAGCGTCCCCCGCGCCACTCCCTGGAGCGTCCCCCGTGCCACTCCCTGGAGCGTCCCCCGCGCCACTCCCTGGAGAGTCCCCCTCGCCACTCCCTGGAGAGTCCCCCTCGCCACTCCCTGGAGAGTCCCCCTCGCCACTCCCTGGAGAGTCCCCCTCGCCACTCCCTGGAGAGTCCCCCTCGCCACTCCCTGGAGCGTCCCCCGCGCCACTCCCTGGAACGTCCCTCGCGCCACTCCCTGGAGAGTCCCCCTCGCCACTCCCTGGAGAGTCCCCCTCGCCACTCCCTGGAGAGTCCCCCTCGCCACTCCCTGGAGAGTCCCCCTCGCCACTCCCTGGAGAGTCCCCCTCGCCACTCCCTGGAGAGTCCCCCGCGCCACTCCCTGGACCGTCCCCCGCGCCACTCCCTGGAGCGTCCCCCGTGCCACTCCCTGGAGCGTCCCCCGCGCCACTCCCTGGAGAGTCCCCCTCGCCACTCCCTGGAGAGTCCCCCTCGCCACTCCCTGGAGAGTCCCCCTCGCCACTCCCTGGAGAGTCCCCCTCGCCACTCCCTGGAGAGTCCCCCTCGCCACTCCCTGGAGCGTCCCCCGCGCCACTCCCTGGAACGTCCCTCGCGCCACTCCCTGGAGAGTCCCCCTCGCCACTCCCTGGAGAGTCCCCCTCGCCACTCCCTGGAGAGTCCCCCTCGCCACTCCCTGGAGAGTCCCCCTCGCCACTCCCTGGAGAGTCCCCCTCGCCACTCCCTGGAGAGTCCCCCGCGCCACTCCCTGGAACGTCCCTCGCGCCACTCCCTGGAGAGTCCCCCTCGCCACTCCCTGGAGAGTCCCCCTCGCCACTCCCTGGAGAGTCCCCCTCGCCACTCCCTGGAGAGTCCCCCTCGCCACTCCCTGGAGAGACCCCCTCGCCACTCCCTGGAGCGTCCCCCGCGCCACTCCCTGGAACGTCCCTCGCGCCACTCCCTGGAACGTCCCTCGCGCCACTCCCTGGAGAGTCCCCCACGCCACTCCCTGGAGAGTCCCCCACGCCACTCCCTGGAGCGTCCCCCCATGCCACTCCCTGGACCGAACCCCCGCGCCACTCCCTGGAGCGTCCCCCGTGCCACTCCCTGGAGCGTCCCCCGTGCCACTCCCTGGAGCGTCCCCCACGCCACTCCCTGGAGCATCCCCCACGCCACTCCCTGGAGCGTCCCCCCATGCCACTCCCTGGAGAGTCCCCCTCGCCACTCCCTGGAGAGTCCCCCTCGCCACTCCCTGGAGAGTCCCCCTCGCCACTCCCTGGAGAGTCCCCCGCGCCACTCCCTGGAACGTCCCTCGCGCCACTCCCTGGAGAGTCCCCCACGCCACTCCCTGGAGAGTCCCCCTCGCCACTCCCTGGAGAGTCCCCCTCGCCACTCCCTGGACCGTCCCCCGCGCCACTCCCTGGAGCGTCCCCC CGTCCCCCCATGCCACTCCCTGGACCGTCCCCCGCGCCACTCCCTGGAGCGTCCCCCGCGCCACTCCCTGGAGCGTCCCCCACGCCACTCACTGGAGCGTCCCCCGCGCCACTCCCTGGAGCGTCCCCCGCGCCACTCCCTGGAGCGTCCCCCACGCCACTCACTGGAGAGTCCCCCTCGCCACTCCCTGGAGAGTCCCCCTCGCCACTCCCTGGAGAGTCCCCCTCGCCACTCCCTGGAGAGTCCCCCTCGCCACTCCCTGGAGAGTCCCCCTCGCCACTCCCTGGAGAGTCCCCCTCGCCACTCCCTGGAGAGTCCCCCTCGCCACTCCCTGGAGAGTCCCCCTCGCCACTCCCTGGAGCGTCCCCCGCGCCACTCCCTGGAGCGTCCCCCGTGCCACTCCCTGGAGCATCCCCCGTGCCACTCCCTGGAGCGTCCCCCGCGCCACACCCTGGAGCGTCCCCCGCGCCACTCCCTGGAGCGTCCCCCGCGCCACTCCCTGGAGCGTCCCCCGTGCCACTCCCTGGAGCGTCCCCCGCGCCACTCCCTGGAGAGTCCCCCTCGCCACTCCCTGGAGAGTCCCCCTCGCCACTCCCTGGAGAGTCCCCCTCGCCACTCCCTGGAGAGTCCCCCTCGCCACTCCCTGGAGCGTCCCCCGCGCCACTCCCTGGAACGTCCCTCGCGCCACTCCCTGGAGAGTCCCCCTCGCCACTCCCTGGAGAGTCCCCCTCGCCACTCCCTGGAGAGTCCCCCTCGCCACTCCCTGGAGAGTCCCCCTCGCCACTCCCTGGAGAGTCCCCCTCGCCACTCCCTGGAGAGTCCCCCGCGCCACTCCCTGGACCGTCCCCCGCGCCACTCCCTGGAGCGTCCCCCGTGCCACTCCCTGGAGCGTCCCCCGCGCCACTCCCTGGAGAGTCCCCCTCGCCACTCCCTGGAGAGTCCCCCTCGCCACTCCCTGGAGAGTCCCCCTCGCCACTCCCTGGAGAGTCCCCCTCGCCACTCCCTGGAGAGTCCCCCTCGCCACTCCCTGGAGCGTCCCCCGCGCCACTCCCTGGAACGTCCCTCGCGCCACTCCCTGGAGAGTCCCCCTCGCCACTCCCTGGAGAGTCCCCCTCGCCACTCCCTGGAGAGTCCCCCTCGCCACTCCCTGGAGAGTCCCCCTCGCCACTCCCTGGAGAGTCCCCCTCGCCACTCCCTGGAGAGTCCCCCGCGCCACTCCCTGGAACGTCCCTCGCGCCACTCCCTGGAGAGTCCCCCTCGCCACTCCCTGGAGAGTCCCCCTCGCCACTCCCTGGAGAGTCCCCCTCGCCACTCCCTGGAGAGTCCCCCTCGCCACTCCCTGGAGAGACCCCCTCGCCACTCCCTGGAGCGTCCCCCGCGCCACTCCCTGGAACGTCCCTCGCGCCACTCCCTGGAACGTCCCTCGCGCCACTCCCTGGAGAGTCCCCCACGCCACTCCCTGGAGAGTCCCCCACGCCACTCCCTGGAGCGTCCCCCCATGCCACTCCCTGGACCGAACCCCCGCGCCACTCCCTGGAGCGTCCCCCGTGCCACTCCCTGGAGCGTCCCCCGTGCCACTCCCTGGAGCGTCCCCCACGCCACTCCCTGGAGCATCCCCCACGCCACTCCCTGGAGCGTCCCCCCATGCCACTCCCTGGAGAGTCCCCCTCGCCACTCCCTGGAGAGTCCCCCTCGCCACTCCCTGGAGAGTCCCCCTCGCCACTCCCTGGAGAGTCCCCCGCGCCACTCCCTGGAACGTCCCTCGCGCCACTCCCTGGAGAGTCCCCCACGCCACTCCCTGGAGAGTCCCCCACGCCACTCCCTGGAGCGTCCCCCCATGCCACTCCCTGGACCGTCCCCCGCGCCACTCCCTGGAGCGTCCCCCGTGCCACTCCCTGGAGCGTCCCCCGTGCCAATCCCTGGAGCGTCCCCCACGCCACTCCCTGGAGCATCCCCCACGCCACTCCCTGGAGCGTCCCCCCATGCCACTCCCTGGACCGTCCCCCGCGCCACTCCCTGGAGCGTCCCCCGCGCCACTCCCTGGAGCGTCCCCCACGCCACTCACTGGAGCGTCCCCCGCGCCACTCCCTGGAGCGTCCCCCGCGCCACTCCCTGGAGCGTCCCCCACGCCACTCACTGGAGAGTCCCCCTCGCCGCTCCCTGGAACGTCCCtcgcacccccacccccccaaacctCCCGCCTATAAGAGGATCAGAAGCTGAGCCACACTGCGCTTTACGAGTTTAA